A stretch of the Diprion similis isolate iyDipSimi1 chromosome 14, iyDipSimi1.1, whole genome shotgun sequence genome encodes the following:
- the LOC124415038 gene encoding TNF receptor-associated factor 3, producing MSSNVNYITRRSVPCYFCSEFIEERYLPEHVKHCGAVLEECPDKCGAYIPRCNVKAHRAQCSSRKSKKMSKSDEMQLPVPTDSVWKERVMSVLNMMRSTIADGKKEQKELEARIAQSLETLRSKEAALETLRIRLSEASTDNRQANDDINFRISRLEQSFTHIDEQTSLNFEQVYDQLNMLQSRLTDSEIERKTAMKEWHAELEGFKNFLSEENAMISVVWHEQLKQIHDLKLELEMRCKASKELVKSHDILAEKMDILVDEMRKHSEAIKNQVAETKALKFQLKEHVNYVEDTMKEVMSQNSAQSMNCPCVTEEYFQPVPSNGRLLWRIDRYKEKMTDAKENDTLLCSPIFYNKEYGYTLRVELFLNGKGQWKERHIIGCLRVLEGKWDALLDWPCILQATIILRDQENPANNVRKTLKVKRQDASEDSNKLDKDSGMYMFIPHTKLTRYDGFTKNNVMFLDIQVKDFKIGGSMVSLLS from the coding sequence ATGAGTAGCAACGTGAATTATATCACTCGTCGAAGTGTGCCCTGTTACTTCTGCAGTGAATTTATCGAAGAGAGATATTTACCTGAGCATGTTAAACATTGCGGTGCTGTACTAGAGGAATGTCCTGACAAATGTGGAGCTTATATACCAAGATGTAATGTGAAGGCACATCGTGCTCAGTGTAGTAGtaggaaaagtaaaaagatgaGCAAGTCGGATGAAATGCAGTTACCCGTGCCAACTGATTCGGTATGGAAAGAAAGAGTTATGTCTGTACTGAATATGATGCGGTCTACGATTGCAGATGGTAAAAAAGAGCAAAAAGAATTGGAGGCAAGGATTGCGCAAAGTTTGGAAACGCTGCGTTCTAAGGAGGCAGCCTTAGAAACGTTGAGAATTCGTTTATCCGAAGCAAGCACTGATAATCGCCAGGCTAATgacgatataaattttcgtatAAGTAGACTAGAGCAAAGCTTTACTCACATTGACGAACAAAcgagtttgaatttcgaacaagTCTACGATCAGCTAAACATGCTCCAAAGCCGATTGACTGATagtgaaattgaacgaaaaacaGCAATGAAGGAATGGCATGCAGAACTGGAAggattcaaaaactttttgtcgGAGGAAAATGCAATGATCAGTGTAGTTTGGCACGAACAATTGAAACAGATTCATGATTTGAAACTGGAGCTCGAAATGAGATGTAAAGCGTCCAAGGAACTGGTTAAATCTCACGATATTTTGGCAGAGAAAATGGATATTCTTGTCGACGAAATGAGGAAGCATTCCGAAGCCATTAAGAACCAAGTTGCCGAAACAAAGGCGTTGAAGTTTCAGTTGAAGGAACACGTAAACTACGTTGAAGACACGATGAAGGAAGTCATGAGTCAAAATTCAGCCCAAAGTATGAACTGCCCATGCGTCACAGAAGAATATTTCCAACCAGTGCCGAGCAACGGTCGTCTGTTGTGGCGAATTGATAGGTACAAGGAAAAAATGACGGATGCTAAAGAAAATGACACCCTACTTTGTAGtccaatattttacaataaagaATACGGATACACACTAAGAGTTGAATTGTTTCTGAATGGAAAAGGACAGTGGAAAGAAAGACACATAATCGGTTGTCTGCGAGTCTTGGAAGGAAAGTGGGATGCTCTGCTGGATTGGCCGTGCATTCTTCAAGCTACCATTATCTTAAGAGATCAAGAAAATCCAGCTAATAATGTGAGAAAAACCTTGAAAGTCAAAAGACAAGATGCTAGCGAGGATTCCAACAAGCTCGACAAGGATTCTGGAATGTACATGTTCATACCTCACACCAAGTTAACGAGATATGATGGCTTTACCAAGAACAATGTTATGTTCTTAGACATTCAAGTCAAGGACTTCAAGATTGGTGGTTCGATGGTATCTCTGCTATCGTAA